GGCTTTTAACAGTTTCAGGCCTACTACTATCTCTTTGCACTTTACCTTCAGGACTTGGTGGTAAATCTTTGATGTAGGACTTTTTCGTAATTTTAAGTTCGACTACTTGGCCGGGTACCAAATCCTTCTTGCTAACACGATCAGATATATGGACAACGCGTGGTTCGTTCTTTTCAACTCCTAGCAAGCCTTCGTCTAAGGCTTGTTGTATTGGGAAGACTGTTCCAGTGGTAGGATCAGTAAAGGTTTGTGTATTTTCATCAATAAGGCCACGTCTTATCGCCTCTGCGAACGTGATTATTGTTTCAGATCTCTGTGTACCACTTGTATTAGTTACTGTTACATAGCGCTTAACTGTTTTGGTAACAGTTTGTAAAGTAAGTGTAATATTAAGAAGCGAATTTAGTAAAGCCGCGCCTTCGGGagtaatcatatttatttctacagCTTTGTTGAAAGGAATAGGCCTTTTGGTTGTTGAGTCTAACAAATGACCAGTCTTTGGATCtagaacatttttgaaaactgCATCTAAAACTGACAATTCCTTACCATTCTCATACACGCCTATCTTACGATTAAACATTTCTAAAACTTCAGCCCTAACTAAAGACACCTTAGTGCAGTCTTCTAAGAATACCCAGTCTCCAGTTTCGGATTTAAGGAAAGTCTCACCGTTTACGTATTTGAGATTGCCTTTGCTCAGAGCAATGTTGAAAGATACAAATTCTCCTGTTTTTGGATCTTTGAAACCGTCTATATCGAAAATGGATCTTTGTGAAACAGAAGTTATAAGGCCACGGTCTACTGCCTCAGGAATAGTGCAAATTTCTCCTGTCAGGTTATCACGGAATTTATTGTcgtgtaaaattattttgcgCCTAAAGCCTCCGACAGTGTCAAGAGACCACCTGTCGTTGTATTTGTGATGCATTTTACGTTATCGCTATCGAGAACGCCTGCTGAAATAgcttcaaggatgttcaaaggAGCTCGATTAGCAGGGGATAGAATCTTACCATCGTTGGTCATAAGATTGTTGTCGCAGACGTCTTTGAGTGTCATGGGTTTGCAAATATACCGCTTGATTGCCGCGTCTTTGAAAGTAAGTTTTTCTTTAGTTACTGTATGAATGTATTTAGAATgtttagtatttattatattcttctcTATTGCTTCAGCAAGCGTAACTTTAGTATCATTTTTAGGATCAACTACTTCCCTAATATTAGGATTAATAAGTTCATTTTGAATAGCAACGTCAATTTGGTATCTATCGCCCGAATTCCTATCCAAAATCCAACCGCTATTA
The DNA window shown above is from Helicoverpa armigera isolate CAAS_96S chromosome 25, ASM3070526v1, whole genome shotgun sequence and carries:
- the LOC135118734 gene encoding uncharacterized protein LOC135118734, producing the protein MHHKYNDRWSLDTVGGFRRKIILHDNKFRDNLTGEICTIPEAVDRGLITSVSQRSIFDIDGFKDPKTGEFVSFNIALSKGNLKYVNGETFLKSETGDWVFLEDCTKVSLVRAEVLEMFNRKIGVYENGKELSVLDAVFKNVLDPKTGHLLDSTTKRPIPFNKAVEINMITPEGAALLNSLLNITLTLQTVTKTVKRYVTVTNTSGTQRSETIITFAEAIRRGLIDENTQTFTDPTTGTVFPIQQALDEGLLGVEKNEPRVVHISDRVSKKDLVPGQVVELKITKKSYIKDLPPSPEGKVQRDSSRPETVKSPDFAIHEMQPREGMVQEIRTVTSKSVVSEPTVTSMTIKRIQ